Genomic window (Nicotiana sylvestris chromosome 7, ASM39365v2, whole genome shotgun sequence):
gaaatagaagattcttcaagaattctcttgtgctgcttattctcatgatataccggttaaggttgggattgaatccgtTAAAATCTGGAACtaataaaaggtgatatatatatatatatatatatatatatatatatatatatatatatatatatatatatatatatatatataggtccagtcacctgccatgtgggtcgtttattattatataattttaaaaaatgcaTCTATTGTATGGTCACATGTGAGTTTGATGTCAACTTGTAGTATGGATTTTGCAAGGTTgattgctcaaattattagagcacagttccataatataaattatgataatttatcttgataatgctggtttaaatCCAACTTGGTTTAGCAAAAATTGTAGGTCTCCAATTATAGTTAAACCATTGGTTATGAGATGTATTAGTTAACGTACAGCAGCACTTGTAtacatctagccaagttatgatAAATTCTCCATATCACAATTGGTttagggtcaggaaccaaataaatTTTATCTAAAAATATAGATGtgttatatgatttaattatcccaccacaatgcacaaagatgggttcccaaagaaggttggaatatgtgttggtgatcccaacattagtgGGAGAAAATAGGCAGCTAAAAAAATAATACATGGAACGAATTATTATGAGTACACATAGATGCTCGTACAAGAAAAtttgaacttgaagttcaagtgataattcatttgcaaAATATTGTCAGGCGCATTTgttgacccaaagctaaatgtcatatttcagctgttaATGCTCCAAACAGAATAAAGTCCATGATGGACAGAGTTTATGAGACGCATGAAGCGTAATAGACTAATCGATTctaaagataaaactccttgaagaaagAGAGGAGCAAATGATAaagatggtcataataaggaggcaagtgctttATAAGAGCACCATGACATAACATTttataagacctcatgggagaggctcagatacctgaaaataatgagatctcgataagttatgtctttattgatTGATGATGGAACCGACGTAAAATGATCGTGGATGATATTGTTGATATAATGTGGCCcttaatattattaatattgacgaggatcttgaactcaaatctgtcatgaagtTTGGACGGATAAATGATTGGCTAAATGAAAAGTACGCAGTGAAAATTGACTTCAcatgaaaaatgtgaagttggacggatagtcctAAAACCTGAACGTATAAAGCCAatggaggtataaatgtgttcttgtgcaaaaggttaaataaaaaatcaagtcgatagacataaagacgactcgTGGCACAAAAAGATTTGTAAATATCCTAGCATtaattatatggagacatgttctcttgtGGTAGATGCAGTCATTTCAGGTTTTGATCTGACAATATATTTGATATGCATATAATGAaaatccttgaaggatttaaattgttCTGAAGCATATCAAGGtttcaagaaatttattaaataaagcttcaacaAACCATTATTATGTGGATTAGAGCATCATGGCATACATGATTTATTTTTGTTGGTGCACTATGTATATTGAGTATGACAATATGCTAGCGAGATATAGTTTTGTTCATATATGAAGATATTGTTATACTATTCGTATTATATTGCAAAAGGAATCCTTGATATAGATTTGTTTATTATAACTAATACTGTCAAGGTTTTGTTGGTTATGCAAATGCAGACATTTTTTGAAGTCTGTTCTTCAAACAATCTATTTGTATGTGAGGGAATTGCCATATTATCATTTCATAAGGTTGTCAATTGTTGATAATTATTCAAGTCATGTCAATATATTAGCAACTGATGAAGCGAGTGACTTAACACACTACAGATGTGTGACTTTTCTTTGAAGAGAAGATTCTAATAATAGTGAAGACGCTAATGTTTGCTTATCTCAATTGAAAGAAGGATATATTGAAGGAGGCAAAATAAATCCTATATTTCATCAAAATTCTTTGTCAGACACAATCTTCAACAGAATGATGAAATAGATGTTCAAGAAATtcattcaagtgataatttggcgtAATAATTTACCAAGGCATTGTCGGTCTCAAGATTAGAGAAGTTGTTATACAAGCTTGGAATTTTTCATCTCCGAGAAATAAAGTGTTGTTTTCATCAGAGGGAGGCacatacgcgttgtactctttttcccttagctaagattttatcccactgggttttcctggcaaggtttttaacgaggcaacaagtAATGCGTATTACAatatatgtgtactctttttcctttactaggATTTTTCCCACTGGatttttttcctagtaaggttttaacaaGGCACATTATTTATAGACATTCAAGGGAGAGTGCTGTgaaatattataattatattagTGGATGTCTATTACTCCTAAAGAAGTTACTCTCACTGCTCTTCTCCATCTCCATATCTCCCACTTCTCCAATACTTATGGTTGTAACGCTCATGCTTACATAACCTTCCCCGTGATCTTTCTGCATGATCTCAAATATTTAATGTCATGTTTATGGCATTCTTTTGTATATCTCTATGTaatcctataaatagagggttttgGTACCACATTATACACACTTGAAATACATAGAAGAAATAAGAAAGCTCCCTCTTCCTCGTATattttttgtctattttattattttatattattacttTGAGCTTAGTTTTTTAACATAAAttatttattgagaaaaataTAAAACCTGGTCCCACCTCCTAGAAGAGCGAGTTCTAGGCCACGTTTGATTAGAAAAATCCTGTAGAGAATGCGAGCTGCTCTGCAAATTGCAACCTTCTTTTTTCTGTAAAAATGTCCCTTCTGTTTTTAGAATTGTAAAATATACAAAAACCTCAACTTCCCTTCACATAAACTTCCTTACTCAATTCATTTCACTTCCTCTTTTCTGTAGAAAACTATTGAATTTTGCCATGGCAGCACTTACTCAAATTTCCATCAATTTCCTAGCCTTAAATACACCACACAATGCTTTGTACAGAAAACCAAACTTTATTGGGCTAAAACTGCATCGATCCATCTGTTGTTACAGTCATTTAAGTACAAGAAAAGAATCACTTTGGAACAAGTTAAGAGCTTTTAAGGAGAAATCTTCATTCTTGACAGTTAAGAGGGATAAAAATGGGATTTTGGAGAAAGGTGAGAAGAGAATGGTTTTCGTGAAATTCAAACAAGGGTTTGGATTTGATGGAATTGgtgatggtggtggtggtggtggtgggaaGGATAATAGTAACACTGTGAGAGTGGTGACTAATCTTGTTCTAGCAATTGGGCTGACTTATCTTTCTATGACTGGTCAGCTTGGCTGGGTCTTGGATGCTATTGTTTCTGTTTgggtactctctctctctctctctcacacacacacacactcttcACACTTGCATCACTTAAAGTTAGCATATTAGCATTTAGATTCTATTGGCATTCCACTTGGTTATTGGAGATATGCATTTGTATTTACTATTTAGTTAAAGTTTAACTTATATAAACTGATGTTGTAAATAATTCTTTACAATATCGTGGATATTACTTAAAATCATTTACTTTTGCTATGTGGAATTGTCATTATAATTTTTTGCTATGTTGTGCGGACTCTCCAAAAATGCTGCCGCAttcgtgtcggatcctccaaaaatactaCTTTTGAAGGATCTGACAACCATTCGGCGGCACTTTTGAAGAGTTCGAGCAACATAGGTTTTTTGTGGTATGCCATGGCTTGGGTACTTATCTCAGTTTTTTTCTTCCAGATTTACGTACATCTTACGTGTCACCTTTTAGGTTAATTGACTGATGTTAGTTTGGAAACTTCTGTTAATTCTCATTTGCAGCTTCTGATACTTAACATGTTAGGATAACATAACACAATGGATGGAACATGCTTATACTATGATGATGCTTATCCTTTCATATTTATGGTGGTTTTATTTTACTACATGTTAGAATTTACTTAAAGTTATCGCTGCTTGCGTAGTGCTTCAACCTAAATTAGTGAGTCATATATTACAGTATAATTTTTTTCATAATGCAGTCAATCTCTGTGTTGCTGCTTTGCATGTATTAGCAATGATTCTCTTGTCACACCGCACCTTATGAAAATTAACAGTTGTCCATTTTCTCGCTCCCAGCTCCTTGCAGTTCTGCTACCAATTGTAGGTTTGGGAGCTTTTATTTGGTGGGCTGGACGAGATATAGTTCAAGGCACTGTAAGTGAACTATACTCGCATCTCTTCACTTTGCGTCATCTATCCTGTTATTTCAACTGCCTGCTTCAAAGTTGCAAAAGTGTCTTCTTGTGCCTGTGAATTATCAAATTTAAGCAGCCTGTTGACTCATTTGACTGATTATAAAAGTGAAATGCTTAAGTTTCAACTGGAAAACAGAATTTCTGGAATAACTACTATTTTGTGACAAATAATTGGTTAGTCTTGTGCTCATATATTTTTACAATGTCCACATGATGCTTACACCATGCAGTAAAGGTTATTCTGTCGTAAGTGCAAAACTTAGGTTGCTATGGTGTTGAgaaataaaaaatttcaaaattataCCAGATCAAATGAAGTGCTTTTCGAGTCCATCTGACAACTATGAACTATCGCACATGTTTCCTGATGTGTTTGCTAATGGATTTCTTCTATTGTACAGTGCCCAAACTGCGGGaatgattttcaaattttcaggTAAGAGCAATGGAACCTTGTTTAAGAACAAGATATGAATCCAGGTGGCCTGATTATTTCTGTTAGTTAGTTATAGCATTGATTTTCACCCAGTGCAGGTCTACTTTAAATGATGAGGTTCAACTTTGCCCTTTCTGTACTCAGCCGTTCTCAGGTTAAATTTCATACTCTAAGTTGGCTTGTCTCCCTTTTTTTTTGACAACTTTCTCATAGCTGATCGATAGATAGCATTCGTGTTTCTTTTAGTTACCACTATTCTTCTCAGTTCTAGCATTCGTGATGGGAAATTGCATATGTTTTATTGTATTTTTTATGTAACCTTATGTTATTAGGTATCTGAAGGGAGTGCTGTCAAAATCTCGTGGAGTTGGGCCTCTTTCCAAGATTTTTGCATTACCAGTATATTTCTCATCATGTATGCACCTTATAAAGCAGATGTGGGTATTATTTTAGTTGGTGGAATGGGGGGTAAGGAGCGGTAAACAAGACAAGCCAAGTCTAATAGATAGTTTATTCAATTTCGGGAGAAATTTTATAATAAACTTTTGTGTTGTGTTCAAACTTGGTATCAGTGGCCATTAACACATGAAGCAGTTCTCTAACACGGCTTTTCTACACACTGAATACAGTTCATTGCTTTGTCAATGGACTTTGAGCCTGAGCTCAATTAGCTAAGGAATATCAAATTTCGTccaattagttaattattttctGAAGGAACCACGGAAAAGATTTATCAAGAAATTCAAGTATCAAATAGCGTGTTTCATGTGTGGCATGTACCGTTGTTTACCTTGCTTTTCTCCACCTCATAATCTTAGTCCTTTGTCTAAATGCATATATGCGAGTTAGACTATCTATGTGGGCTTTTTGCATTGCAGTTAGGCTTACTGCACTGATCTCCCACTCCTAGATTTCGTAAGGAGAACTTCATGTATTTCTCTTCTTTGCCTTAAAATTAATCGATGTCCTTTGAATCCTTGGAGTATATACATGTTTGATATTTTTAATGGTGATTAAAAGTGCACTTGGATACAGCAGTGCCATCAGATGTTGCTACCAATAATTAATATCTTAAGCTATGTTGTGTGGACTCTCCAAAATACTGCCGCACCTGTgttggatcctccaaaaatacactaCTTTATCCGATACGCACCTGGCGATATTTTCGGAGAGTCTGAGCAACATAGATCTTAAGAGTTGTTGGATATGTTTGACTTTCGTTTTGTTATCTTGATCTTTCTCGGTgtaaattttgaattttgtttgtCAATTGATCAAGTCTTTGTTCAAACATTGATGTGGGCCATATCATGGTAACTGATCCAAGCTAAGCCTGTTATTTGATGCATCATCTTTATTGATGAGTTATATTGATGATCATCTTAATTGATGAGTTATTCTACACGTCATCTTTGAGCTAAATCAGTTATATCTGCAGTTGTTGGCAATGAGTTCGTGAGAGACCCAGTAAAGTTCTCTAACCAGTCAAACACATTTGGTCAAGCATTCAGTGATTTCAGTGCTCGTTCAAAGAAAGGTTTGCATTTTTCTTACATATTAGGGAAATAACAGTCTATTCATTTCATGTTGTTTTTTTTTGGAGATCGTTCTTTTAACGAGTTAATGCTGCCTCTCCCCTAAATGAGCTAAACTTTTGCAGTTCTCCTTCTCTAAAAGTTAGTcagaataaataaatatgaaaatgAATTCTTTCAAG
Coding sequences:
- the LOC104210808 gene encoding uncharacterized protein, whose amino-acid sequence is MAALTQISINFLALNTPHNALYRKPNFIGLKLHRSICCYSHLSTRKESLWNKLRAFKEKSSFLTVKRDKNGILEKGEKRMVFVKFKQGFGFDGIGDGGGGGGGKDNSNTVRVVTNLVLAIGLTYLSMTGQLGWVLDAIVSVWLLAVLLPIVGLGAFIWWAGRDIVQGTCPNCGNDFQIFRSTLNDEVQLCPFCTQPFSVVGNEFVRDPVKFSNQSNTFGQAFSDFSARSKKGKDSTTGIVDVEAEVKDAE